A window of the Oryzias melastigma strain HK-1 linkage group LG11, ASM292280v2, whole genome shotgun sequence genome harbors these coding sequences:
- the gdf6b gene encoding growth/differentiation factor 6-B, whose translation MRLQSPGPSSGFGSDVRMDSCHVSLLLFVWAIPGFRSVYPPSVQRSNTVAEFLDASEYLKDFHSSSSLNFRRASKESVQPHDYMLSIYKTFSTAEKLGLNASFFSSSKAANTVTSFVDSGQDDLPLSPLRRQQYLFDVSSLPKKAEVLGTELRIYTKVSGNFQIPETDPIDIQLLSCHDKQLLGSKTLDLQDSSGPTWKVLDVLKIFKEHRGKRFCLELRAVLDKPERELDLHHLGLHRHGRPQLKKAILVVFTRSKMRQNLFSERREGRALLDLHMRTKERGPGTTASRKRRRAAPRSRHGKRHGRRSKSRCSKKPLHVNFRELGWDDWIIAPLDYEAYHCEGVCDFPLRSHLEPTNHAIIQTLMNSMNPSNMPPSCCAPSKLSPISILYIDSGNNVVYKQYEDMVVESCGCR comes from the exons ATGCGGCTGCAGTCCCCCGGTCCCAGCTCCGGTTTCGGCTCAGACGTGAGGATGGACTCCTGTCACGTCTCCCTGCTGCTGTTCGTGTGGGCGATCCCCGGTTTCCGGTCCGTTTACCCCCCATCTGTCCAGAGGAGCAACACGGTGGCGGAGTTCCTGGACGCGTCCGAATATTTAAAAGACTTTCACTCGTCTTCTTCCCTAAACTTCAGACGTGCATCCAAAGAGTCGGTGCAGCCTCACGACTACATGCTGTCGATTTATAAAACCTTCTCCACAGCGGAGAAACTGGGACTCAACGCCAGCTTTTTCAGCTCCTCAAAGGCTGCAAACACTGTCACAAGTTTTGTGGACAGTGGGCAAG ATGACCTCCCACTCTCCCCTCTGAGGAGACAGCAGTATCTGTTCGATGTTTCAAGCCTTCCTAAAAAAGCAGAGGTGTTGGGAACAGAGCTCAGGATATACACCAAAGTGTCTGGGAATTTCCAGATTCCGGAAACGGATCCTATTGACATCCAGCTCCTCTCCTGCCACGATAAGCAGCTGCTCGGCTCCAAAACCCTGGACCTGCAGGACTCCAGCGGCCCGACGTGGAAGGTGTTGGATGTGTTGAAAATATTCAAAGAGCACCGGGGGAAGCGCTTCTGTCTGGAGCTGAGAGCCGTGCTGGACAAGCCTGAGAGAGAACTGGACCTGCACCATTTGGGCCTGCACCGGCACGGGAGGCCTCAGCTGAAGAAAGCCATCCTCGTGGTCTTCACCAGGTCCAAGATGAGGCAGAACCTCTTCAGTGAGAGGAGAGAGGGCAGAGCACTGCTGGACCTCCACATGAGGACAAAAGAAAGGGGCCCCGGCACCACCGCCAGCAGGAAACGCAGGAGGGCGGCGCCCCGGAGCCGCCACGGGAAGAGGCACGGCAGGAGGTCCAAGTCCAGGTGCAGCAAGAAGCCGCTGCACGTCAACTTCCGAGAACTGGGCTGGGACGACTGGATCATTGCCCCTCTGGATTATGAAGCCTACCACTGCGAGGGTGTGTGTGACTTCCCTCTGCGCTCGCACCTGGAGCCCACAAACCACGCCATCATCCAGACTCTGATGAATTCAATGAACCCCAGCAACATGCCCCCCAGCTGCTGCGCCCCGTCCAAACTCAGCCCCATCAGCATCCTGTACATCGACTCAGGGAACAATGTGGTCTACAAGCAGTACGAGGACATGGTGGTGGAGTCCTGCGGATGCAGGTAG